In Methanobacterium paludis, the following proteins share a genomic window:
- the mtrF gene encoding tetrahydromethanopterin S-methyltransferase subunit F, which produces MIILSNKPNVRGIKSTVKDIKYRTQLIGRDQRLFAGLTATRIYGMAMGFIFAMLLVGLPAVWVLMGA; this is translated from the coding sequence ATGATAATATTATCAAACAAACCAAATGTTAGAGGCATTAAAAGCACTGTAAAAGATATAAAATATCGTACCCAGTTAATTGGTAGGGACCAGAGGTTATTTGCGGGTCTCACAGCAACAAGGATATACGGTATGGCTATGGGATTCATATTTGCAATGCTCCTCGTAGGCTTACCAGCAGTATGGGTATTGATGGGGGCATAA
- the mtrA gene encoding tetrahydromethanopterin S-methyltransferase subunit A, with the protein MAEKKAASEGWPPVTGDYEVGDVESPVGVVTLGSHMADMPIQAGAAISGPLHTENLGMEKVIANIISNPNIRFLLVTGSEVQGHITGATMRALMDNGVDPEKRNIIDAPGAIPYIENIPDEGIDRFRNQLELVEMIDVEDPAAISSKIKECIEKDPGAFEEEAMVIEVEEEGEEEEGEEVKPVAPETALIEARIRNIQTQVKAVGSYQRIFAGMYAGKVQGLVVGLAFILTLGTILLLK; encoded by the coding sequence ATGGCTGAAAAAAAAGCAGCATCAGAAGGATGGCCACCAGTTACGGGGGACTACGAAGTAGGCGATGTTGAGAGTCCGGTGGGTGTAGTAACACTGGGTTCACACATGGCTGACATGCCGATACAGGCAGGAGCCGCTATATCTGGTCCTTTACACACAGAAAACCTAGGTATGGAAAAGGTCATAGCAAACATAATATCAAACCCAAACATACGCTTCCTTTTAGTTACAGGATCTGAGGTTCAGGGACACATAACTGGTGCCACAATGAGGGCTCTTATGGATAACGGAGTAGACCCTGAAAAGAGGAATATTATCGATGCTCCAGGTGCAATACCTTACATCGAGAACATACCTGATGAAGGAATAGACCGGTTCCGAAACCAGCTCGAGCTCGTTGAGATGATTGACGTTGAAGATCCAGCGGCAATATCATCCAAGATCAAAGAGTGCATTGAAAAGGACCCAGGTGCGTTTGAAGAAGAAGCAATGGTCATAGAGGTCGAAGAAGAAGGCGAAGAGGAAGAAGGAGAAGAAGTAAAACCAGTAGCCCCTGAAACGGCATTAATCGAAGCAAGAATCCGTAACATACAGACTCAGGTAAAAGCAGTAGGTTCTTACCAGAGGATATTTGCAGGTATGTACGCTGGAAAAGTCCAGGGACTGGTTGTTGGTCTTGCCTTCATATTAACTCTCGGAACCATATTACTATTGAAATAA
- the mtrB gene encoding tetrahydromethanopterin S-methyltransferase subunit MtrB: MVEMLPLIKIVPESNLTLDPSTGIVGAALGREVLILSMDTINEQIAELEVAADDMEHALDPTTVSPGAYPGREGVYLTAGKLTNMVYGFVLGLVLLVALLL; the protein is encoded by the coding sequence ATGGTAGAAATGTTACCTTTAATAAAAATCGTTCCTGAATCAAACTTAACTCTTGACCCTTCCACAGGTATTGTGGGAGCAGCGTTAGGTAGAGAAGTTTTAATTCTATCAATGGACACCATAAACGAACAAATAGCAGAATTAGAGGTTGCCGCAGACGATATGGAGCATGCCTTAGACCCAACAACCGTCTCTCCCGGAGCTTACCCTGGAAGGGAAGGAGTTTATCTTACAGCAGGTAAACTTACAAATATGGTCTATGGATTTGTTTTAGGGCTTGTACTGCTGGTCGCCTTATTATTATAG
- the mtrC gene encoding tetrahydromethanopterin S-methyltransferase subunit MtrC has translation MAEGNEVNPKKLLALGVVGGLLGVYATPIPTLGPLFAAIGGVCAIIWGADAIARVASYGLGTGVPSIGYMSLAIAIVGSIAGLAGALMPGVPAMLGPLFGFVLAMVLGAIVALIGKKVVHMKIPVLVQCTTELSGAAALSVLGFSAAIAGSYSMSAILTAVVSTGFIALLFIMNTMAIQHPFNACLGPNENRVRTLKLASATGFMSMAIVGLLGIGLSKAWWLIAVIGAIAWFISIRAFIQSSEEDAASVKWAGWWPKEGEQ, from the coding sequence ATGGCAGAAGGAAACGAAGTAAACCCTAAAAAACTATTAGCTCTTGGAGTTGTAGGTGGTCTTTTAGGTGTATATGCTACACCAATCCCAACTTTAGGACCATTATTCGCAGCAATTGGAGGTGTCTGTGCCATAATATGGGGTGCTGATGCTATAGCCAGAGTTGCAAGTTATGGTTTAGGTACAGGTGTTCCTTCAATAGGATACATGTCCCTTGCAATAGCCATAGTAGGTTCAATAGCAGGTTTAGCCGGCGCATTAATGCCAGGAGTACCAGCAATGCTTGGACCATTATTCGGTTTCGTGCTTGCAATGGTGCTTGGAGCAATAGTGGCTTTAATTGGTAAAAAAGTAGTTCATATGAAAATACCTGTACTTGTACAGTGTACAACTGAACTTTCTGGAGCAGCTGCATTATCAGTACTCGGATTTTCAGCAGCAATAGCTGGAAGTTACTCAATGTCCGCAATACTGACAGCAGTTGTATCAACAGGGTTCATAGCTCTTCTGTTCATCATGAACACCATGGCCATACAGCATCCATTCAACGCATGTTTAGGTCCAAATGAAAATCGTGTTAGAACATTAAAACTTGCTTCAGCCACTGGTTTCATGTCCATGGCAATAGTAGGTCTACTTGGAATTGGCTTATCCAAAGCATGGTGGTTAATAGCTGTAATTGGTGCTATCGCATGGTTCATCTCAATTAGAGCATTCATCCAATCATCCGAAGAGGACGCAGCATCAGTTAAATGGGCTGGATGGTGGCCAAAAGAGGGAGAACAGTAA
- the mtrD gene encoding tetrahydromethanopterin S-methyltransferase subunit D — protein MDPLLLIGAITAGGVLIGGGVHFIPVGGAPAAIATATGVGTGTAMLAAGSGMTGLITAAAMTGSPLWVILAAGAVGSMIMLDITMLVGNFIYVWGVGIVPASAKVEYDPITKYPQEKYVTPGTEGHGIPTVCFVSGTIGAALGGIGGGLVYWALYNALTTAGLSYTSLAATTVAGIFAVGMFFVNAVIASYNIGGTIEGFHDPKFKRLGRGVLACLLASLVVGIFSVLLIKGGVF, from the coding sequence ATGGATCCATTATTATTAATCGGTGCTATAACCGCTGGAGGAGTTCTTATTGGTGGAGGTGTACACTTCATACCGGTAGGTGGTGCCCCAGCAGCTATAGCAACAGCTACAGGTGTCGGAACAGGTACAGCTATGCTTGCAGCAGGTTCCGGTATGACTGGACTCATAACAGCAGCAGCAATGACAGGATCACCTTTATGGGTTATCCTTGCAGCAGGTGCTGTGGGTTCAATGATCATGCTCGACATAACCATGCTAGTAGGTAACTTCATATACGTATGGGGTGTAGGAATTGTACCTGCATCAGCAAAAGTTGAATACGACCCAATAACAAAATATCCGCAAGAAAAATATGTAACACCAGGTACTGAAGGTCACGGAATTCCAACCGTATGTTTCGTAAGTGGAACAATCGGAGCTGCCCTTGGTGGAATTGGTGGAGGATTAGTTTACTGGGCTTTATACAATGCATTGACCACAGCAGGCTTATCATACACTTCACTTGCTGCCACAACAGTAGCAGGAATATTCGCTGTTGGTATGTTCTTTGTGAACGCAGTTATTGCATCTTACAATATAGGTGGTACAATAGAAGGATTCCACGACCCTAAATTTAAGAGATTAGGACGTGGAGTATTAGCATGTCTACTTGCATCTCTTGTAGTAGGTATTTTTTCAGTACTTCTAATTAAAGGAGGTGTCTTCTGA
- the mtrE gene encoding tetrahydromethanopterin S-methyltransferase subunit E, whose protein sequence is MDPMITGLGVVALMGAAATIAGAAEDLESDTGSMSNPNSQVQLAPQMGNLHRIFNKAVSGEPVQMGVLAGIAGSVAFVLMGAVQLPVIMSIAGGAFIAALFHTAFATTSYLGRIVSESQFNQPVFMDVLTQTLGPIAAHGFIVTFCIVGLSYLMTLPLQGFGHPFPIPLLAVLWGITIGAIGSSTGDVHYGAEREYQTYPFGGGIPVSIHGDITTESELGPRNSIDVVHFCAKFGGPVTGFCFGLIVFLSFWTTLVFGAVGGVVAGIIIVLLLIVLNNRVEVFARGRYGPYKE, encoded by the coding sequence ATGGACCCTATGATAACAGGATTAGGTGTTGTCGCTCTCATGGGTGCTGCTGCAACAATTGCAGGAGCTGCAGAGGACTTAGAATCTGATACTGGTTCAATGAGTAACCCTAACTCTCAGGTTCAACTTGCTCCCCAGATGGGTAACCTTCACAGAATCTTCAACAAAGCTGTTTCTGGTGAACCAGTTCAGATGGGTGTACTTGCAGGTATAGCAGGTTCTGTAGCGTTTGTCCTTATGGGTGCGGTACAGTTACCAGTTATAATGTCAATAGCTGGTGGTGCATTTATAGCAGCATTATTCCATACAGCATTTGCAACAACATCTTACTTAGGAAGGATAGTGAGTGAATCCCAGTTCAATCAACCAGTATTCATGGATGTTCTTACGCAAACACTGGGACCAATAGCTGCCCATGGATTTATAGTAACATTTTGTATAGTAGGATTATCATATCTAATGACATTACCATTACAGGGCTTCGGGCACCCATTCCCAATACCACTACTAGCAGTGCTTTGGGGTATAACAATAGGTGCAATAGGTTCATCAACAGGAGATGTTCACTACGGTGCTGAAAGGGAGTACCAGACCTACCCATTTGGTGGAGGTATACCTGTCTCAATTCACGGTGACATAACCACCGAGTCTGAACTCGGCCCAAGGAACTCCATTGATGTTGTGCACTTCTGTGCAAAATTCGGAGGACCAGTCACAGGATTCTGTTTCGGTCTTATCGTGTTCCTGAGCTTCTGGACAACACTGGTGTTTGGAGCAGTAGGTGGAGTAGTTGCAGGTATCATAATAGTTTTATTACTGATAGTTCTCAACAACAGAGTAGAAGTCTTCGCAAGAGGCAGATATGGACCATATAAAGAATGA
- the mcrA gene encoding coenzyme-B sulfoethylthiotransferase subunit alpha, with product MADKKFIDALNKKFKEDPEEKKTTFYSFGGWKQSERKREFVEAGKKIAAERGIPQYNPDVGTPLGQRVLMPYQVSTTDTFVEGDDLHFVNNAAMQQMWDDIRRTVIVGLDTAHNVIEKRLGKEVTPETITHYLETVNHAMPGAAVVQEHMVETNPALVADSYVKVFTGNDEIADEIDSAYVLDINKMFPEEQAEVLKAEVGDGIWQAVRIPTIVSRTCDGGTTSRWSAMQIGMSMISAYKQCAGEAATGDFAFAAKHAAVIHMGTALPQRRARGENEPGGIPFGYLADICQSSRKYADDPVRVTLDVVATGAMLYDQIWLGSYMSGGVGFTQYATAAYTDNVLDDFCYYGKEYVEDKFGGLCEAPNTMETVLDVGSEVTFYALEQYEEYPALLETQFGGSQRAAVTAAAAGCSTGFATGNAQTGLSAWYLSMYLHKEQHSRLGFYGYDLQDQCGAANVFAIRGDEGLPTELRGPNYPNYAMNVGHQGEYAGIAQSAHAARKDAFVLNPLVKIAFADDNLAFDFSEVRAEFAKGALREFEPAGERDLITPAK from the coding sequence ATGGCTGATAAAAAATTTATAGACGCTCTAAATAAGAAATTCAAAGAAGACCCAGAAGAAAAGAAAACAACCTTCTACTCCTTTGGTGGATGGAAACAGTCTGAAAGGAAAAGGGAATTCGTTGAAGCTGGTAAAAAAATAGCAGCAGAACGTGGAATCCCTCAGTACAACCCAGATGTTGGTACACCATTAGGACAAAGGGTTTTAATGCCTTACCAGGTCTCAACCACAGACACATTTGTTGAAGGTGATGACCTTCACTTTGTAAACAACGCTGCAATGCAGCAGATGTGGGATGACATCCGAAGAACTGTTATTGTAGGATTAGACACAGCCCACAACGTTATAGAGAAAAGGTTAGGTAAAGAAGTTACCCCTGAGACAATCACACACTACCTGGAAACTGTAAACCACGCAATGCCTGGTGCAGCAGTTGTACAGGAACACATGGTGGAAACCAACCCTGCACTTGTTGCAGACAGTTACGTGAAAGTCTTCACAGGTAACGACGAAATAGCAGATGAAATTGACTCTGCATATGTTCTAGACATAAACAAAATGTTCCCAGAAGAACAGGCAGAAGTTCTTAAAGCTGAAGTTGGAGACGGTATCTGGCAAGCTGTCAGGATCCCAACAATAGTCTCAAGGACTTGTGATGGTGGTACAACATCCCGATGGTCTGCTATGCAGATCGGTATGTCCATGATCTCAGCTTACAAACAGTGTGCAGGAGAAGCTGCAACCGGTGACTTCGCATTTGCTGCAAAACACGCAGCAGTTATACACATGGGTACAGCTCTACCACAAAGAAGGGCAAGAGGAGAAAACGAACCTGGTGGAATCCCATTCGGTTATCTAGCTGACATATGTCAGTCCTCAAGGAAATACGCCGATGACCCAGTAAGGGTAACACTCGACGTTGTTGCAACCGGTGCAATGTTATACGACCAGATCTGGCTCGGATCATACATGTCCGGTGGTGTTGGATTCACACAGTACGCTACAGCAGCTTACACTGACAATGTTCTTGACGACTTCTGTTACTACGGTAAAGAATACGTCGAAGACAAATTCGGTGGACTATGCGAAGCACCTAACACCATGGAAACAGTTCTTGACGTAGGTTCTGAAGTTACATTCTACGCACTTGAACAGTACGAAGAATACCCAGCTCTCCTCGAGACCCAGTTCGGTGGATCACAGAGAGCAGCAGTAACAGCAGCAGCAGCAGGTTGTTCAACTGGATTTGCAACTGGAAACGCACAAACTGGTCTAAGTGCATGGTACCTTTCAATGTACCTCCACAAAGAACAGCACTCACGTCTTGGTTTCTATGGTTACGACCTTCAGGATCAGTGTGGTGCAGCTAACGTATTTGCAATTAGGGGAGATGAAGGATTACCTACAGAATTAAGAGGACCTAACTACCCTAACTACGCAATGAACGTTGGACACCAGGGTGAATACGCAGGTATAGCTCAGTCTGCACACGCAGCACGTAAAGACGCATTTGTGCTTAACCCATTGGTTAAAATCGCATTTGCTGACGACAACTTAGCATTTGACTTCTCAGAAGTACGTGCAGAGTTTGCTAAAGGTGCATTAAGAGAATTCGAACCAGCCGGAGAAAGAGATCTTATCACTCCAGCTAAATAA
- the mcrG gene encoding coenzyme-B sulfoethylthiotransferase subunit gamma: MAQYYPGTSQVAQNRRNLSNPDYELEKFREISDEDVVKILGHRAPGEEYPSVHPPLEEMDEPDDAIREMVEAVDGAKAGDRVRYIQFVDSMYNAPAQPFVRSRAYLHRYRGADAGTLSGRQIIEARERDLEKISKELLETEFFDPARTGIRGQSVHGHSLRLDEDGVMFDMLRRQILNKETGKVEAVKDQIGDELDEPVVLGEPLDDATLKAKTTIYRVDGEAYRDDKDAVEVLHRIHVRRSQGGYKPE; encoded by the coding sequence ATGGCACAATATTATCCCGGAACTAGTCAGGTTGCTCAAAACCGAAGAAATTTAAGTAACCCTGATTATGAACTAGAAAAATTTAGAGAAATCTCAGACGAAGATGTTGTAAAGATATTAGGTCACAGAGCTCCTGGTGAGGAGTACCCAAGTGTACACCCACCACTAGAAGAAATGGATGAACCAGATGACGCTATAAGAGAAATGGTTGAAGCTGTTGACGGTGCAAAAGCCGGTGACAGGGTAAGATACATTCAGTTCGTTGACTCAATGTACAACGCCCCAGCTCAGCCATTCGTAAGATCAAGAGCCTACTTACACAGATACAGAGGAGCTGACGCAGGTACACTATCTGGAAGGCAGATCATCGAAGCAAGGGAAAGAGACCTTGAGAAAATCTCCAAGGAACTTCTTGAAACAGAATTCTTCGACCCAGCCCGTACGGGTATAAGGGGTCAAAGTGTTCACGGTCACTCTCTCAGGCTCGATGAAGACGGTGTTATGTTCGACATGTTAAGAAGGCAGATCCTGAACAAAGAAACCGGAAAAGTTGAAGCTGTAAAAGATCAGATCGGTGACGAGCTTGATGAACCTGTTGTTTTAGGTGAACCACTAGATGACGCTACACTTAAAGCAAAAACAACTATCTACAGGGTAGATGGTGAAGCTTACAGAGACGACAAAGACGCAGTAGAAGTACTCCACAGAATACACGTAAGAAGATCACAAGGCGGATACAAACCTGAATAA
- the mcrC gene encoding methyl-coenzyme M reductase I operon protein C — MIGKSTHVVDCRETMGMGEGGGIAQRGTFAQCGSEVLAIAMSPGRRHITKPVCEITFALREANIQTSTLVLNAGSGVPQDAPTAGHGSLFGLTPKEIEQIKRHRVVVVHLGGVKHHIIYKARLILRNVNRPCVIICEYPVDFEDFAQIGVKTKAVMPEEPKTQGEIVDIISGVIRGETCPQEKLDEIIRKVRLALGGA; from the coding sequence ATGATTGGAAAATCCACACATGTTGTAGATTGCAGAGAAACCATGGGAATGGGTGAAGGAGGAGGAATTGCCCAGAGAGGAACCTTTGCACAGTGTGGAAGTGAAGTTTTGGCAATAGCAATGTCTCCAGGACGGAGGCACATAACTAAACCTGTTTGTGAAATCACATTTGCTCTTAGGGAAGCTAACATACAGACAAGTACGCTTGTTTTAAACGCAGGATCAGGTGTTCCACAAGACGCTCCAACAGCAGGCCATGGAAGCCTTTTCGGACTCACTCCAAAGGAGATTGAGCAGATAAAACGGCACAGGGTAGTTGTTGTACACCTTGGTGGTGTGAAGCATCATATCATCTACAAGGCGAGACTGATTTTGAGGAATGTTAACAGACCTTGTGTTATCATATGTGAATATCCCGTTGACTTTGAAGATTTTGCACAGATCGGTGTCAAAACTAAAGCTGTTATGCCCGAAGAACCTAAAACTCAAGGTGAAATTGTGGACATAATAAGTGGTGTTATTAGAGGAGAAACCTGTCCCCAAGAGAAGTTGGATGAAATTATTAGAAAGGTAAGATTAGCATTAGGAGGTGCATGA
- the mcrD gene encoding methyl-coenzyme M reductase operon protein D, with translation MDIEIFPHRLLSADTTERLLNDLDKVAGVKRMVLHGQRLPPEAGNPDRRIIIVKGEEVDLQVKTGRVLMEIDGEETIDEIREICEDNLPFGYNIHMGLFIRKQKTVTDQIKYGDKLDEVPEEMIGLTDQNAKLSERAKILKRKK, from the coding sequence ATGGACATTGAAATATTTCCACACAGATTGTTAAGCGCTGATACAACTGAAAGATTGTTAAATGATCTTGATAAGGTTGCAGGCGTTAAAAGAATGGTTCTACATGGACAAAGACTTCCTCCTGAAGCAGGAAACCCAGATCGCAGGATTATAATCGTCAAAGGGGAAGAAGTAGATTTACAAGTCAAAACTGGTCGAGTTTTAATGGAAATCGACGGGGAAGAGACAATAGATGAAATACGTGAAATATGTGAGGATAATCTACCCTTTGGCTACAACATACACATGGGTTTGTTCATAAGGAAACAGAAAACAGTAACAGATCAGATAAAGTATGGAGACAAACTGGACGAAGTTCCAGAAGAAATGATCGGTCTGACCGATCAAAACGCCAAACTCAGTGAAAGGGCCAAAATACTCAAGAGGAAAAAATAA
- the mcrB gene encoding coenzyme-B sulfoethylthiotransferase subunit beta, translating into MAKFEDKIDLYDDRGNLVEEQVPLEALSPLRNPAIKGIIQGVKRTVAVNLEGTENTLRNATVGGKACKILGRELDLDLVGNAEAIAEKAKEIIQVEETDNTNVKLLAGGKRVLVQIPTVRFDAAAEYSAAASVTASAFIQAIIDVCDVSMYDANMVKAAILGRYPQTVDYMGGNLATMLDVPQKLEGVGYALRNIMVNHVVATTLKNTMQTTALSSLLEQSAMFEMGDAVGAFERMHLLGLAYQGFNADNMVFDLVKANGKEGTVGSVVADTVARAEADGVIGVEKDLNGFGLYGTDDLAKWNAYAAAGMTSAAMVNAGASRAAQNVASSLLYFNDIMEFETGLPGVDFGRVEGTAVGFSFFSHSIYGGGGPGIFNGNHIVTRHSKGFAIPCVAAAMALDAGTQMFSPEATSGLIKEVFSQVDAFREPLKYVVEAAVNIKDQV; encoded by the coding sequence ATGGCAAAGTTTGAAGATAAGATCGACTTGTACGACGACAGAGGCAATCTCGTTGAAGAACAAGTACCATTAGAAGCTCTAAGTCCATTGAGGAACCCAGCAATTAAAGGGATCATTCAGGGTGTAAAAAGGACTGTAGCTGTAAACCTAGAAGGTACAGAAAACACTTTAAGGAACGCAACTGTCGGTGGAAAGGCATGTAAAATCTTAGGTAGAGAATTAGATCTTGACCTAGTTGGAAATGCTGAAGCCATTGCAGAAAAAGCAAAAGAAATTATCCAAGTTGAAGAAACTGACAACACAAACGTAAAATTATTAGCAGGTGGAAAAAGGGTACTTGTGCAGATACCAACCGTAAGGTTTGATGCAGCAGCTGAATACTCAGCAGCAGCTTCAGTAACTGCTTCAGCATTTATCCAAGCCATAATAGATGTTTGTGATGTAAGCATGTACGATGCAAACATGGTTAAAGCAGCTATTTTAGGTAGATACCCACAGACAGTTGATTATATGGGTGGAAACTTAGCAACAATGCTTGATGTGCCTCAGAAACTTGAAGGTGTAGGTTACGCATTAAGGAACATCATGGTAAACCACGTTGTAGCAACAACACTCAAAAACACAATGCAGACAACTGCTCTATCTAGCTTATTAGAACAATCAGCAATGTTTGAGATGGGAGACGCAGTAGGAGCATTTGAAAGGATGCACCTCCTCGGACTTGCATACCAAGGATTTAACGCTGACAACATGGTATTTGATTTAGTTAAAGCAAACGGTAAAGAAGGTACAGTTGGATCCGTTGTAGCTGACACAGTTGCAAGGGCTGAAGCTGACGGTGTTATAGGTGTTGAAAAAGACCTAAACGGCTTTGGACTATACGGTACAGACGACCTCGCAAAATGGAACGCATATGCAGCAGCAGGTATGACTTCTGCCGCAATGGTTAATGCAGGTGCCTCAAGGGCTGCACAGAACGTTGCTTCATCTTTACTATACTTCAATGATATAATGGAATTTGAAACAGGATTACCAGGCGTAGACTTTGGTAGGGTAGAAGGTACAGCTGTAGGATTCTCCTTCTTCAGCCACTCCATATACGGTGGTGGAGGTCCAGGTATATTCAACGGAAACCACATTGTTACAAGGCACAGTAAAGGGTTCGCTATACCTTGTGTAGCAGCCGCAATGGCCTTAGATGCAGGTACACAGATGTTTTCCCCAGAAGCAACTTCCGGATTAATAAAAGAAGTATTCAGCCAAGTTGATGCATTCCGAGAACCACTCAAATATGTAGTGGAGGCAGCAGTCAACATAAAAGATCAGGTCTAA
- the mmp10 gene encoding methyl coenzyme M reductase-arginine methyltransferase Mmp10 (Mmp10 (methanogenesis marker protein 10) is a cobalamin-requiring radical SAM methyltransferase that creates the methylarginine modification to methyl coenzyme M reductase.) produces MQIIADVGGIPGKDCRGFCKYCYFRKVKGNDPLGCRYCSPGKVGCEKCTTGVRETKNEFIPPFMVVNSVQNSLMMGNYLENDLKVNISGGGDVSCYPYLQEVTSALNQWNLPIHLGYTSGKGIDNSKTAEDLMSQGVNEVTFTVFSTDPGLRKEWVGDPNPEEALKALKLFCESCEVHAASVIVPGVNDGEKLFETCSKLEEWGAKAFILMRFANFRNQGLILGNEPILEGVEPHSLNQFEELVRRVNDEFNLRVTGTPLCDPENDTPFAISKDKNKEYLDILSEIKSEATILTSKTAAPFIEKIIRNIGADDFVNVVAVDQDIGCLITQQDLENLDLKELKETVIFPGRAFVHNKMAEKVLTRDGVDRIVMRGPEKLSVDGEMSGTLTKEQVLKKELIAFEDLIEYINFFGVRKNK; encoded by the coding sequence ATGCAGATAATAGCAGATGTAGGTGGAATACCTGGTAAAGACTGCAGAGGATTCTGTAAATATTGTTATTTCAGAAAAGTAAAGGGTAACGATCCTCTTGGATGTAGATATTGTTCACCAGGGAAGGTTGGTTGTGAAAAATGCACAACCGGAGTTAGAGAAACAAAAAACGAATTTATACCTCCTTTCATGGTTGTAAACTCGGTCCAGAATTCCCTTATGATGGGTAACTACCTTGAAAATGATCTCAAGGTGAATATAAGCGGAGGAGGCGACGTTAGTTGTTATCCCTACCTTCAAGAAGTTACTTCAGCATTAAACCAATGGAATCTTCCCATACACCTTGGTTATACAAGCGGCAAAGGAATAGACAATTCAAAGACTGCAGAAGACCTCATGTCTCAGGGAGTTAACGAAGTAACTTTTACGGTGTTTTCAACAGATCCTGGCCTCAGGAAAGAGTGGGTTGGAGACCCAAATCCTGAAGAAGCTTTGAAAGCTCTTAAGCTGTTTTGTGAGAGCTGTGAAGTTCATGCAGCGTCTGTAATAGTTCCAGGTGTAAACGACGGTGAAAAACTCTTTGAAACCTGCAGCAAACTCGAAGAATGGGGTGCAAAGGCGTTCATACTCATGAGGTTCGCAAATTTCAGAAATCAAGGTCTTATTTTAGGTAACGAACCCATTTTGGAGGGAGTAGAACCACACAGCTTAAATCAGTTTGAAGAACTCGTTAGAAGAGTTAACGATGAGTTCAATCTTCGAGTTACAGGTACACCACTTTGTGATCCTGAAAATGACACACCTTTTGCAATTTCAAAGGATAAAAACAAGGAATACTTGGATATTCTTTCGGAAATTAAATCTGAAGCCACAATATTAACAAGTAAAACTGCAGCACCATTTATAGAAAAAATAATTAGGAATATTGGAGCTGATGACTTTGTAAACGTTGTTGCGGTGGACCAGGATATAGGATGTTTAATTACCCAGCAAGATCTTGAAAATCTGGACCTTAAAGAGCTCAAAGAGACTGTAATATTTCCTGGACGTGCCTTTGTACATAATAAAATGGCTGAAAAGGTTCTGACTAGGGATGGTGTGGATAGGATAGTCATGCGAGGCCCCGAAAAACTTTCCGTTGATGGTGAGATGAGTGGAACGCTTACAAAAGAACAAGTTCTTAAAAAAGAATTGATAGCCTTCGAAGATTTAATTGAATATATAAATTTCTTCGGGGTTCGAAAAAATAAATAA